The Opitutales bacterium ASA1 genome window below encodes:
- the rfaD gene encoding ADP-glyceromanno-heptose 6-epimerase — translation MIIPGQGGVRVCARAEHATLTHRTMASIPGTPSLRARPLMSVAKKQILVTGGAGFLGRNLVAALNELGEENILLVDRLGDSGKWRNLVGLRFDDLIDPAEFRRRLREDRAPSPSTVFDLAGIEPPADAVDDDALLDANYRCARETCEWCLKQGGRFIHTSSASTYGDGSHGWFDRDELLGDLVPLEAHAYTKHLFDLWAAQSGALAKIAVVKPFSVYGPGEAHKGAAASLLLRLHQQIQATGEVVLHRTHPQDTRAASQEQSHDFVHVRDVAAFLVHLFEHPEHVGVHNCGTGESHPFTMVAEHLFAAFELSPKINYVDTPVPLRASTQDFTRAETTRMRSTGFDRTMTPLADGIADYAGTLAVAHSPAV, via the coding sequence ATGATCATTCCCGGACAGGGCGGTGTTCGAGTCTGCGCGCGTGCCGAACACGCGACGCTGACACACCGCACCATGGCATCCATTCCCGGCACTCCTTCACTGCGCGCGCGGCCGCTCATGTCGGTCGCGAAGAAACAGATCCTCGTCACCGGCGGCGCGGGGTTTCTCGGACGCAACCTCGTCGCCGCACTCAACGAACTCGGAGAAGAGAACATCCTGCTCGTCGACCGCCTCGGCGACTCCGGGAAGTGGCGCAACCTCGTCGGGCTACGCTTCGACGATCTGATCGACCCGGCCGAGTTCCGACGCCGTCTGCGCGAGGACCGCGCGCCCTCGCCGTCGACTGTGTTCGACCTCGCCGGGATCGAGCCGCCCGCCGACGCCGTCGACGACGATGCCCTGCTCGACGCCAACTACCGCTGCGCCCGCGAGACGTGCGAGTGGTGCCTGAAGCAGGGCGGACGTTTCATCCACACGTCGTCGGCCTCCACCTACGGCGACGGTAGCCACGGCTGGTTCGACCGCGACGAGTTGCTCGGGGATCTCGTGCCGCTGGAGGCGCACGCCTACACGAAGCACCTCTTCGACCTCTGGGCTGCGCAGTCCGGTGCGCTCGCCAAGATCGCGGTGGTGAAACCGTTCTCGGTCTACGGCCCCGGTGAAGCTCACAAGGGAGCAGCCGCCTCGCTCCTCTTGCGGCTGCATCAGCAGATCCAGGCCACGGGCGAAGTGGTTCTGCACCGTACCCATCCACAGGATACGCGCGCCGCGTCCCAAGAGCAGTCGCACGACTTCGTGCACGTGCGCGACGTGGCGGCGTTTCTCGTCCACCTCTTCGAGCATCCGGAGCACGTCGGTGTCCACAATTGCGGCACAGGGGAGTCTCATCCCTTCACGATGGTGGCTGAGCACCTCTTCGCGGCGTTCGAGTTGTCTCCAAAGATCAACTACGTCGACACGCCCGTTCCACTTCGGGCCTCCACTCAGGACTTCACCCGCGCGGAGACTACTCGCATGCGCTCGACCGGCTTCGACCGCACGATGACGCCGCTCGCGGACGGCATCGCGGACTACGCCGGGACTCTCGCGGTCGCGCACTCCCCAGCAGTCTGA